The following proteins come from a genomic window of Meles meles chromosome 1, mMelMel3.1 paternal haplotype, whole genome shotgun sequence:
- the PSMA5 gene encoding proteasome subunit alpha type-5, which yields MFLTRSEYDRGVNTFSPEGRLFQVEYAIEAIKLGSTAIGIQTSEGVCLAVEKRITSPLMEPSSIEKIVEIDAHIGCAMSGLIADAKTLIDKARVETQNHWFTYNETMTVESVTQAVSNLALQFGEEDADPGAMSRPFGVALLFGGVDEKGPQLFHMDPSGTFVQCDARAIGSASEGAQSSLQEVYHKSMTLKEAIKSSLIILKQVMEEKLNATNIELATVQPGQNFHMFTKEELEEVIKDI from the exons ggGCGTGAATACTTTTTCTCCTGAGGGAAGATTATTTCAAGTGGAATATGCCATTGAAGCGATCAAG CTTGGTTCTACAGCCATTGGGATCCAGACATCAGAGGGTGTGTGCCTAGCTGTGGAGAAGAGAATTACCTCCCCACTCATGGAGCCAAGCAGCATTGAGAAAATTGTAGAGATCGATGCTCACATAG GTTGTGCCATGAGTGGGCTAATTGCTGATGCTAAGACTTTAATTGATAAAGCCAGAGTGGAGACACAG AACCATTGGTTCACCTACAATGAGACAATGACTGTGGAGAGTGTGACTCAGGCTGTGTCTAATCTAGCCCTTCAGTTTGGAGAAGAAGATGCAGATCCGGGTGCCATG TCTCGTCCCTTTGGAGTAGCACTGTTATTTGGAGGAGTTGATGAGAAAGGACCCCAGCT GTTTCACATGGACCCATCTGGGACCTTTGTACAGTGTGATGCTCGAGCAATTGGCTCTGCTTCAGAGGGCGCCCAGAGCTCCTTGCAAGAAGTTTACCACAAG TCCATGACACTGAAAGAAGCCATCAAGTCTTCACTCATCATCCTCAAACAAGTAATGGAGGAGAAGCTGAATGCAACTAATATAGAg CTGGCCACGGTGCAGCCCGGCCAGAATTTCCACATGTTCACAAAGGAAGAACTTGAAGAGGTTATCAAGGACATTTAA